The Candidatus Scalindua japonica genome contains a region encoding:
- a CDS encoding DNA topoisomerase VI subunit B: MRRKKQITKDTPRITAQDLAKKQREISVSEFFTKNRHLLGFDNPRKALLTTIKEGIDNSLDACEEAKILPDIKVQISHIKKSEDRFIVTIEDNGPGILKTHIPKIFGKLLYGSKFHTLKMSRGQQGIGISAAGMYGQLTTGKPILITSKISPKKPAHHYSLVVDTHKNEPRIIKEEVVDYEVKRGTKVVIELEARYQKGRQSVDGYIEQTSIANPHADITYINPEEKEIRYPRASKELPIEPKEIKPHPYGVELGILIKMLHDTKTKNLRSFLTNDFSRVSTRVANEICEKAGLYEKARPSRIAVQEADALFKTIKLTKIMNPPTDCISPIGEDAIIKGLKKQINADFFTSNTRPPSVYRGNPFQIEVGLAYGGDLPEEGLIRLLRFANRVPLLYQQSACVVTESAINTSWRNYGLPQSTGALPSGPILLMVHLASVWVPFTSESKEAIAHYPEIEKEIKLALQECGRHLSTFIKRKKRAAEEFKKKSYIKKYIPHIGIALKEILDLNDKQELKIINNLTDVLERSRS, from the coding sequence TTGAGGAGAAAAAAACAGATTACTAAAGATACACCAAGGATAACTGCTCAAGACCTCGCAAAAAAACAGAGAGAAATTTCTGTAAGTGAATTCTTCACAAAGAACAGACACTTACTCGGGTTTGATAACCCCAGAAAAGCCCTACTCACAACGATCAAGGAAGGCATTGACAACTCTCTGGATGCATGTGAAGAAGCAAAAATCCTCCCTGACATAAAAGTACAAATAAGCCATATAAAGAAATCTGAAGATAGATTTATAGTAACCATTGAAGACAATGGACCTGGAATTTTAAAAACACACATACCAAAGATTTTCGGCAAATTACTTTATGGTTCAAAATTCCATACTCTCAAAATGTCCAGGGGACAACAGGGTATAGGCATATCAGCGGCAGGCATGTATGGCCAACTGACAACCGGCAAGCCAATACTGATAACATCGAAAATTTCACCAAAGAAACCTGCACACCATTATAGCCTTGTCGTTGATACACATAAGAATGAACCTCGAATTATAAAAGAGGAGGTAGTAGATTACGAAGTCAAACGAGGAACAAAAGTAGTTATTGAACTGGAGGCAAGATACCAGAAAGGCCGACAATCTGTTGACGGATACATTGAACAGACATCCATCGCCAACCCACATGCAGATATAACATACATCAATCCTGAAGAGAAAGAGATAAGATATCCAAGAGCGTCAAAGGAACTGCCGATAGAACCGAAGGAAATAAAACCGCATCCTTATGGTGTTGAACTGGGAATATTGATAAAAATGCTGCATGATACAAAGACAAAAAACCTGCGCTCCTTTCTTACTAATGATTTCTCCAGAGTGAGCACAAGGGTTGCAAATGAGATTTGTGAAAAAGCCGGCTTATACGAAAAAGCCCGACCTTCAAGGATCGCAGTCCAGGAAGCCGACGCACTTTTTAAGACAATCAAGCTAACGAAAATCATGAACCCCCCTACCGACTGTATCTCTCCAATTGGAGAAGATGCCATAATAAAAGGGCTCAAAAAACAGATCAATGCAGATTTCTTCACATCAAATACGCGACCTCCATCGGTATACAGAGGTAACCCTTTTCAGATTGAAGTCGGACTGGCATACGGAGGAGATTTGCCGGAAGAAGGCTTAATAAGACTACTGAGATTTGCCAATAGAGTTCCTTTGCTGTATCAACAATCCGCATGTGTTGTTACCGAATCAGCAATAAATACTTCATGGAGAAATTATGGACTTCCGCAATCTACAGGCGCGCTTCCCTCCGGGCCGATACTCCTTATGGTACACCTCGCATCTGTATGGGTACCCTTTACATCAGAAAGCAAAGAGGCAATTGCACATTACCCTGAAATCGAGAAAGAGATAAAGTTGGCTTTACAGGAATGCGGGCGCCACCTATCTACATTTATTAAGAGGAAAAAGAGAGCGGCGGAAGAGTTCAAGAAAAAATCGTATATAAAAAAATACATTCCTCATATAGGGATAGCATTAAAAGAAATATTAGATTTAAACGACAAACAGGAACTAAAAATAATTAATAACCTGACAGATGTCCTTGAAAGGAGTAGATCATGA
- a CDS encoding archaemetzincin family Zn-dependent metalloprotease, which translates to MKKIFCIIPIGHIDNKILIYTQMKLEEKFDVKVDIWKQLEEPAYAYHKHKKQYNSTKILKKIHKLKLSGYDRILGIADVDLYIPERTFVFGGADVKKKVSVISLTRLRQKFYDLPDDSTLFKYRTIIEAVHELGHTYGLYHCKNSKCVMFLSNTISDTDHKGADLCSKCEDIFEEKKTDY; encoded by the coding sequence ATGAAGAAAATATTTTGTATTATACCGATAGGGCACATAGACAATAAAATTCTTATATACACACAAATGAAACTTGAAGAAAAGTTTGATGTAAAAGTAGACATTTGGAAGCAACTGGAAGAGCCTGCTTATGCATATCACAAACATAAAAAACAGTATAATTCAACAAAGATACTGAAAAAAATACACAAATTAAAGCTATCAGGATATGACAGAATATTGGGAATAGCTGATGTCGATTTATACATACCTGAACGTACATTTGTTTTTGGCGGAGCAGATGTAAAAAAGAAAGTTTCTGTAATTTCCTTAACAAGGCTCAGACAAAAGTTCTACGACTTACCTGATGATTCAACACTATTTAAATATAGAACAATTATTGAAGCCGTTCACGAGCTTGGACATACATATGGACTCTACCACTGCAAAAACAGTAAGTGCGTTATGTTTTTATCAAATACCATAAGCGATACAGATCATAAAGGGGCGGATCTTTGCAGTAAATGCGAAGACATTTTTGAGGAGAAAAAAACAGATTACTAA